A single genomic interval of Deinococcota bacterium harbors:
- a CDS encoding BrnA antitoxin family protein, producing MPTKTIQAQSEIPAFKNDTEAAAFWERHEVGEGLLSDTPDPDFDTPITRSFRRPQGTVQISLKLERDTKGRLEAVAKAKGIPYQTLLKSFVTERLYEEEKRLNILSNGTNGNRHA from the coding sequence ATGCCCACAAAGACCATCCAGGCGCAGAGCGAGATACCGGCGTTCAAGAACGACACCGAAGCCGCCGCCTTCTGGGAGAGGCACGAGGTAGGCGAGGGCCTCCTCAGCGACACGCCCGACCCCGACTTCGATACGCCCATCACGCGCAGCTTCCGGCGCCCGCAGGGAACCGTGCAGATCAGCCTCAAGCTCGAGCGCGACACCAAAGGCAGGCTCGAGGCCGTCGCCAAAGCTAAAGGAATCCCGTATCAAACGCTTCTCAAGAGCTTTGTGACGGAGCGGCTCTACGAAGAAGAGAAGCGCTTGAACATCCTCTCGAATGGGACGAATGGGAACCGTCACGCGTGA
- a CDS encoding helix-turn-helix domain-containing protein, which produces MKEELFQALLESVREGSRILRGGQPARVFKVEEPDVKAIRRRYGMSRTGFAAMLGISERTLEGWEQKRRKPKGPAQVLLRIVAKHPEAVLDAVQPVQPRSNTSRTLPESLE; this is translated from the coding sequence ATGAAAGAAGAGCTTTTTCAAGCACTCCTGGAGAGCGTGCGGGAAGGCAGTCGCATCCTTAGGGGAGGACAGCCCGCGAGGGTTTTCAAAGTTGAAGAGCCCGACGTGAAGGCAATCCGCCGCCGTTACGGCATGTCTCGAACCGGGTTTGCCGCCATGCTGGGCATCAGCGAGAGGACGCTGGAAGGTTGGGAGCAAAAGCGCCGCAAGCCGAAAGGGCCTGCGCAGGTGCTTCTAAGAATTGTGGCAAAGCATCCCGAGGCCGTGCTGGATGCAGTGCAGCCTGTCCAGCCAAGGTCGAATACCTCGAGGACATTGCCGGAAAGCTTGGAGTGA
- a CDS encoding DUF5615 family PIN-like protein, with protein sequence MLKLAADENFNNNIVRGLLRRNPRIDVARVQDVGLSGADDPTVLAWAADEGRVLLTHDVTTMTHYAYERVQAGEPMPGVFEVARMVPIGLAIADILLLAECSIEEEWAGQVRYLPLR encoded by the coding sequence GTGCTCAAGTTGGCTGCGGATGAGAACTTCAACAATAACATCGTGCGTGGGCTTTTGAGGCGCAATCCCAGGATAGACGTCGCACGTGTTCAAGACGTGGGGCTCTCAGGGGCAGATGATCCTACTGTGTTGGCGTGGGCAGCAGATGAGGGGCGAGTTCTCTTAACACACGACGTCACCACCATGACCCATTACGCTTATGAGCGTGTGCAAGCGGGTGAGCCGATGCCGGGCGTGTTTGAAGTAGCTCGCATGGTTCCCATCGGTTTGGCGATTGCAGACATCCTCCTGCTAGCCGAATGCAGTATTGAAGAGGAGTGGGCGGGTCAAGTGAGGTATTTGCCCCTGCGATGA
- a CDS encoding DUF433 domain-containing protein yields the protein MTLIVTADPPPLITDAGGVVRVGGTRVSLDTVIMAFLEGATAEEITQQYPPASLPAVYAVISYYLNHSHEVNTYLRERQQQVAQVRQQNERRFDPQGIRDRLLARRADKG from the coding sequence ATGACGCTCATCGTCACCGCTGACCCTCCCCCCCTCATCACGGACGCCGGTGGCGTGGTGCGCGTAGGCGGTACGCGCGTGAGCCTCGACACGGTCATCATGGCCTTTTTGGAGGGCGCGACGGCTGAAGAGATCACCCAACAATACCCCCCCGCGTCACTTCCGGCTGTGTACGCCGTCATCAGCTACTACTTGAACCACTCCCATGAAGTGAACACTTACCTGCGTGAACGGCAGCAGCAGGTCGCCCAGGTTCGTCAGCAGAACGAGCGTCGCTTCGACCCTCAGGGTATCCGAGACCGCCTCTTGGCACGCCGTGCCGATAAGGGGTAG
- a CDS encoding Uma2 family endonuclease, translating into MTTQVQTTADELLHIPSDGFRYELIRGELKKMAPAGYEHGTLAALVTGLLIAHVRAQGLGKVTAAETGFKLSTDPDTVRAPDVAFVSQARLDEVGPVQGYWPGAPDLAVEVVSPNDLYTEVNDKVAEWLAAGSGMVIVINPRRQQVFVHLSPTEVKVLEVEDTLYGGEVVPGWQLSVSELFES; encoded by the coding sequence GTGACCACTCAGGTACAAACGACCGCTGACGAACTCCTCCATATACCTTCCGACGGATTCCGTTATGAACTGATCAGGGGAGAGCTTAAAAAGATGGCACCGGCAGGGTATGAACATGGCACACTAGCCGCGCTCGTCACGGGTCTACTTATTGCCCATGTACGCGCTCAAGGATTAGGGAAGGTTACAGCCGCTGAAACTGGCTTCAAGCTCAGCACCGATCCCGACACCGTACGTGCTCCGGACGTCGCTTTCGTCAGTCAGGCTCGCCTGGACGAGGTAGGCCCCGTGCAGGGCTACTGGCCCGGCGCACCCGACTTAGCGGTTGAAGTGGTCTCGCCCAACGACCTCTACACCGAGGTGAACGACAAGGTAGCCGAGTGGCTAGCGGCAGGCTCTGGAATGGTTATAGTCATCAACCCCCGCAGGCAACAGGTGTTCGTTCACCTCTCCCCTACCGAGGTGAAGGTGCTGGAGGTGGAAGACACCTTGTACGGCGGTGAAGTTGTGCCGGGGTGGCAGCTGTCCGTAAGCGAGCTGTTCGAGAGTTAG